In the Drosophila teissieri strain GT53w chromosome 3R, Prin_Dtei_1.1, whole genome shotgun sequence genome, AGCTATAACTTTTTCGAAGcttatataaacatttttcgagATAATGCGTTTctttttaatgtatatatcGTATCGTTCAcgaatatattcatatatttaaaccctaaattaaaatatattcgaaATGTGACTTCTTGCGGATGACAAAGTAAAAATATCGATAACAACTTTTACAAAGACATCGATTTTAACACCATCTCCATTTTATCAACGCAGCGTTTATTGGCTTTTTGGcgtggaaaagtgaaaaaataattGACAAAACGTCCACAAAAGTGCCGCACCATGAACACACTGGGTCCTAAGAAGGACGGAAGTCCGAATATAGACTTTTTCCAGTCGCCGGAGACGCTGCAGGGCTTCGAATCGATTCGCCAGTGGCTGCAGAAGAACTGCAAGAAGGTGCGTGCCAACAACAACGCCgccgcaaacaaaaatggcGCTGTCGGGCGGCGAAAAAAACGATTTATTCACATTCGTATTTATTGCAGTATTTGGCCCACAGTTCGGAGCCCATCACGAAGGAGTCCTTGGCCCAACTGCTCATCCACTTCCTGCAGTATGTGGAAGCCAAGCTGGGCAAGAATTCAGCGGAGCCGCCGGCAACCAGAATTCCGGTTAGTATTGAATGTGCCTGCGGTGGGTGAGGGTGACAGGGTGCCCTGTGTTGCGTGTGTACACGTAAATATTAACCCTCCAATGGCCCATTGTAGCCTAGCGTAGAAAGATAATCCCCACCtgctaatatattttatttattaatatatttatattattatgacTTCTATCTAATAATGTtaccacccacacccacagaTGCGCTGCTTTCTGGACTTCAAGAGTGGCGGTGGTCTGTGCATTATCTTCTCGACCATGTTCCGTTTCCGAGCCGAGCAACGCGGCAAGAAGTTCGACTTTTCCATTGGCAAGAATCCCACGCGGAAGGATCCCAACATCCAACTGCTGATCGAGATCGAGCAGGCTTTGGTTGAGGCGGATTTGTACCGCATACCGTACATCTACATTCGGCCAGAGATTGAAAAGGGCTTTGAGGGAAAACTGCGCGAGATCCTCGATAATCGACGGGTGGAGATCGTGTCGGACGAGGAGGACGCCACCCATATCGTCTATCCCGTCGTAGATCCACATCCCGACGAGTATGCGAGGCCCATTTTTAAGCGCGGCGGCCATGTGATGCTGCATTGGTACTACTTCCCGGAGTCCTACGATTCTTGGGCTGTGAATAACTTTGACCTGCCGGATCACATTCCGGAGAATCCCGAGTCACCGGCGGAACGCTGGCGGGTGTCTGCATCCTGGATCGTGGACTTGGAGCAGTACAATGAGTGGATGGCCGAGGAGGACTACGAGGTTGACGAACAGGGCAAAAAGAAGACGCACAAGCAGCGAATGTCCATTGACGACATCATGTCCTTCGGCGACGAAAAGAAGAAGCCTGCCAGCTCGGGCGGAGGCAAGCAGAAGAGACGTCGCTCACCATCTCCCGCTACTTCGGCATCCACCTCAAAGCCGGGCAAGCGTAAGCGTTCTCCCGCCGTGGTGCACAAAAAGTCGCGCaacgatgatgacgacgaggatCTAACCCGCGATCTGGACGACCCGCCGGCCGAGCCCAATGTTCAGGAGGTTCATAAGGCAAACGCCGCTTTGCAGTCCACCGCCAGTCCAGCTCCAGGCGGCAAATCTCGTGGCGACAACGACATGATGCCTATTAAGGGTAAGTCTTGTTATCTTGTTTTTTGCATGGACTAAACAAACCGATATCTAGGTGGCACTATGACCGATCTGGATGACGAAATGACTGGAGGAAGCGCTGCTCAAGCCATGTCTACCGGAGATGGAGACAACTCGCAGACAGGCAAGACAAGTGATAACAGCAACACGCAGGAATTCTCTTCATCGGCCAAAGAGGACATGGAGGACAATGTGACCGAGCAGACGCACCACATTATCGTCCCCTCGTACTCGGCTTGGTTTGATTACAACTCCATCCATGTGATCGAGAAGCGTGCCATGCCAGAATTCTTCAACAGCAAGAATAAGTCGAAGACACCGGAGATCTATATGGCTTACAGGAACTTTATGATTGACACATACAGGTAAGCTGAAGCTTTAGTTGTTTGGCagcaaatagtttttaatatgTTACTCATCTATTTTAGGCTTAATCCGACGGAGTATTTGACCAGCACAGCTTGTAGGCGTAATCTTGCCGGAGATGTGTGCGCCATTATGCGGGTACATGCCTTCTTGGAGCAGTGGGGCCTGATTAACTACCAGATCGATGCGGATGTCCGCCCCACCCCAATGGGTCCACCACCGACCTCACACTTCCACATTCTTTCGGATACACCATCGGGTCTACAGTCCATAAATCCGCAAAAGACGCAACAGCCGTCGGCGGCAAAGACGCTGCTGGATCTGGACAAAAAACCGTTGGGTAAAGATGGTGGCCTGGAATTAGGCGATAAAAGTGGTCTGACTGGCATCAAGACGGAGGCTCTTGAGAATGGCGCTGCCGGAGGATTAAGTTCCGGTGTGAGCCAGTTTGGACTCAAGCTGGATCAGTACGCAAAGAAGCCGGCGGCCATGAGAAACCGCACGGCGGCAAGCATGGCTCGGGAATGGACTGATCAGGAGACCCTGCTGTTGCTTGAGGGCTTGGAAATGCACAAGGACGACTGGAATAAGGTCTGCGAGCACGTTGGTTCTCGCACCCAAGACGAGTGCATTCTGCATTTCCTGCGGCTTCCCATCGAGGACCCTTATCTAGAGGATGATGGTGGTTTCCTGGGCCCCTTGGGTTGCCAACCCATTCCGTTCAGTAAGAGCGGCAATCCCATTATGTCAACCGTCGCATTTCTAGCATCTGTGGTCGATCCTCGCGTagccgctgcagcagcgaaGGCTGCAATGGAGGAGTTTGCAGCTATTAAGGTAGTTAAATTTTAGTCTGGTTTAAACTATGATTTTGACATTCAATCTAAAACTTATGCTAGGATGAGGTGCCCGCCACAATAATGGACAACCACATGAAAAACGTGGAGAAAGCTTCGGCAGGTGGTAAGTTTAATCCGAACTTTGGGCTGGCCAATAGTGGAATCGCTGGAACCGGAAACGACAAGGACGATGAAGAGGGCAAGGAGGGTGGCACATCTGCATCCGCTGGCGGCTCTGATGAGGAAATGAAGGACCTTAGCAAAAAAGACGGTAAGCCACAACCATTAGAGATCGGTTTAGCGGGCTAATGGATTTTGGTTAAGAGAGAAGTCGCTAAATCGAGAGAGTTCTCTTTTAATCGATTACTAAGGCCATTTACTCAATTGTTGGttctgcatttgtttgttttgttgaacTCTTGTGTTGCTTTCATTCAAAATTCGTAATATGTTCACCATTTGGCACTGTATTCGTAtattgtttcgtttttgtgtTGCGCCCAATCTACCAAACTTACATCAACACCACAACCACCAAATAACAAACCACAACCACAGACGATGCCAAGTCCAAAGACAATACAAAATCGGATAAGACCAACACGAACACAGACTCGAGTtccacatcatcatcagcgacaggcaacaccaacaacactGACAAGAAACCAAAGGAGTCGTCCGGCTCCTCGCCTTCGGGCGACAAGTCAGCCCCCAAGTCAgacaaatcaaacaaatccTCACCCACAGAAACCGCAGCATCCGCAGGTGGCGGCGAAGTGGACATCAAGACGGAGGACAGCAGTGGCGATGGCGAGACCAAGGACGGCACTGAAGCCAAGGAGGGATCGGGAACCGGAACAGGACCAGGGGCGGTGGCGAAGGAAGGAACATTTAGCGAAAATAATATGCAGactgcggcggcggcagctctGGCATCGGCAGCAGTTAAGGCCAAACATCTGGCTGCCCTGGAGGAGCGCAAGATCAAATCCCTGGTGGCGCTCCTCGTTGAGACTCAAATGAAGAAACTGGAGATCAAATTGCGCCACTTTGAGGAACTGGAGGCCACCATGGAGCGAGAGCGCGAGGGATTGGAGTACCAGCGTCAGCAGCTGATCACAGAGCGTCAGCAATTCCATCTGGAGCAGCTAAAGGCTGCTGAGTTCCGTGCGCGCCAGCAAGCACATCATCGCCTTCAGCAAGAGCTCCAAGGTCAGGCTGCCGCGGGATCCATGAtcttgcagcagcaacagcagctaccacagccccagcagcagcagcaacaacaatcactGCCGCCGCATCCGCACctggcgcagcagcagcagctgcctccACATCCGCACCAGTTGCCGCCGCAGTCCCAACCGCTGGCGGGTCCCACCGCTCAGCATCAGCCGTTGCCCCCGCACGTAGTTCCGTCGCCCAACGGGGCTCCTTTTGCAGCGCCACCGATATCTCTTACGGGAGGACTTCCGCCAGGGGCTCCTACGGCCATTGTCACGAATCCGGGCGACCAAACTGGACCAGCCGCAGCGGGGGCAGCGCAATCTCAAGCACCTACACCAATGGGTAAGAACGCTGTCGATATCATTTCATAAACTATTGTACTtactcaaatatattttactccCGTCATAGATACCACACCGCCGAGCAGCGGCCCAGTTGCAGATGCCAACGCACCGCCGGGATCGGCAATGCCACCAGGCGGCATTCCTCCAGCGAACACTGCTCCCATCGCCGGCGTAGCTCCCTCTTCTTAACTCTTACTCATAAGCCAGAAAACGTTAAAGTAAATAGCTCTAAGTCGTACGCTCTCAGTATGTATTATGTATACTCCACTTTAAGCCCAACTCTTGTGTGTAATCTGGAGGAGATGCACTACATCTTGCGCGTCTCCAGTTTCGTGTAAGTTTTCGTTTCGTGTCCTGTCGCGGTAACAAGCaattgcacaaatattttgaacCAAGTTTCAAAGCCGAAAATTGgcattcaataaaaatttatttaaactacAGGTGGAAGTTATTCTTTTG is a window encoding:
- the LOC122619938 gene encoding SWI/SNF complex subunit SMARCC1 isoform X1, which codes for MNTLGPKKDGSPNIDFFQSPETLQGFESIRQWLQKNCKKYLAHSSEPITKESLAQLLIHFLQYVEAKLGKNSAEPPATRIPMRCFLDFKSGGGLCIIFSTMFRFRAEQRGKKFDFSIGKNPTRKDPNIQLLIEIEQALVEADLYRIPYIYIRPEIEKGFEGKLREILDNRRVEIVSDEEDATHIVYPVVDPHPDEYARPIFKRGGHVMLHWYYFPESYDSWAVNNFDLPDHIPENPESPAERWRVSASWIVDLEQYNEWMAEEDYEVDEQGKKKTHKQRMSIDDIMSFGDEKKKPASSGGGKQKRRRSPSPATSASTSKPGKRKRSPAVVHKKSRNDDDDEDLTRDLDDPPAEPNVQEVHKANAALQSTASPAPGGKSRGDNDMMPIKGGTMTDLDDEMTGGSAAQAMSTGDGDNSQTGKTSDNSNTQEFSSSAKEDMEDNVTEQTHHIIVPSYSAWFDYNSIHVIEKRAMPEFFNSKNKSKTPEIYMAYRNFMIDTYRLNPTEYLTSTACRRNLAGDVCAIMRVHAFLEQWGLINYQIDADVRPTPMGPPPTSHFHILSDTPSGLQSINPQKTQQPSAAKTLLDLDKKPLGKDGGLELGDKSGLTGIKTEALENGAAGGLSSGVSQFGLKLDQYAKKPAAMRNRTAASMAREWTDQETLLLLEGLEMHKDDWNKVCEHVGSRTQDECILHFLRLPIEDPYLEDDGGFLGPLGCQPIPFSKSGNPIMSTVAFLASVVDPRVAAAAAKAAMEEFAAIKDEVPATIMDNHMKNVEKASAGGKFNPNFGLANSGIAGTGNDKDDEEGKEGGTSASAGGSDEEMKDLSKKDDDAKSKDNTKSDKTNTNTDSSSTSSSATGNTNNTDKKPKESSGSSPSGDKSAPKSDKSNKSSPTETAASAGGGEVDIKTEDSSGDGETKDGTEAKEGSGTGTGPGAVAKEGTFSENNMQTAAAAALASAAVKAKHLAALEERKIKSLVALLVETQMKKLEIKLRHFEELEATMEREREGLEYQRQQLITERQQFHLEQLKAAEFRARQQAHHRLQQELQGQAAAGSMILQQQQQLPQPQQQQQQQSLPPHPHLAQQQQLPPHPHQLPPQSQPLAGPTAQHQPLPPHVVPSPNGAPFAAPPISLTGGLPPGAPTAIVTNPGDQTGPAAAGAAQSQAPTPMDTTPPSSGPVADANAPPGSAMPPGGIPPANTAPIAGVAPSS
- the LOC122619938 gene encoding SWI/SNF complex subunit SMARCC2 isoform X2 codes for the protein MNTLGPKKDGSPNIDFFQSPETLQGFESIRQWLQKNCKKYLAHSSEPITKESLAQLLIHFLQYVEAKLGKNSAEPPATRIPMRCFLDFKSGGGLCIIFSTMFRFRAEQRGKKFDFSIGKNPTRKDPNIQLLIEIEQALVEADLYRIPYIYIRPEIEKGFEGKLREILDNRRVEIVSDEEDATHIVYPVVDPHPDEYARPIFKRGGHVMLHWYYFPESYDSWAVNNFDLPDHIPENPESPAERWRVSASWIVDLEQYNEWMAEEDYEVDEQGKKKTHKQRMSIDDIMSFGDEKKKPASSGGGKQKRRRSPSPATSASTSKPGKRKRSPAVVHKKSRNDDDDEDLTRDLDDPPAEPNVQEVHKANAALQSTASPAPGGKSRGDNDMMPIKGGTMTDLDDEMTGGSAAQAMSTGDGDNSQTGKTSDNSNTQEFSSSAKEDMEDNVTEQTHHIIVPSYSAWFDYNSIHVIEKRAMPEFFNSKNKSKTPEIYMAYRNFMIDTYRLNPTEYLTSTACRRNLAGDVCAIMRVHAFLEQWGLINYQIDADVRPTPMGPPPTSHFHILSDTPSGLQSINPQKTQQPSAAKTLLDLDKKPLGKDGGLELGDKSGLTGIKTEALENGAAGGLSSGVSQFGLKLDQYAKKPAAMRNRTAASMAREWTDQETLLLLEGLEMHKDDWNKVCEHVGSRTQDECILHFLRLPIEDPYLEDDGGFLGPLGCQPIPFSKSGNPIMSTVAFLASVVDPRVAAAAAKAAMEEFAAIKDEVPATIMDNHMKNVEKASAGGKFNPNFGLANSGIAGTGNDKDDEEGKEGGTSASAGGSDEEMKDLSKKDETAASAGGGEVDIKTEDSSGDGETKDGTEAKEGSGTGTGPGAVAKEGTFSENNMQTAAAAALASAAVKAKHLAALEERKIKSLVALLVETQMKKLEIKLRHFEELEATMEREREGLEYQRQQLITERQQFHLEQLKAAEFRARQQAHHRLQQELQGQAAAGSMILQQQQQLPQPQQQQQQQSLPPHPHLAQQQQLPPHPHQLPPQSQPLAGPTAQHQPLPPHVVPSPNGAPFAAPPISLTGGLPPGAPTAIVTNPGDQTGPAAAGAAQSQAPTPMDTTPPSSGPVADANAPPGSAMPPGGIPPANTAPIAGVAPSS